From Primulina tabacum isolate GXHZ01 chromosome 2, ASM2559414v2, whole genome shotgun sequence, one genomic window encodes:
- the LOC142536955 gene encoding delta(7)-sterol-C5(6)-desaturase-like isoform X1, whose product MKEDYLKLFVEETSWYNDIVLGSMLPEKWCAALPHFYRGWLRNYVGGTLLYFISGILWCFYIYYLKRNVYIPKDSIPSKKAMFLQIGVAMKAMPWYCALPTISEYMIEHGWTKCYLRICDVGWIPYLCYTIIYLVIVEFGIYWMHRELHDIKPLYKYLHATHHIYNKQNTLSPFAGLAFHPLDGILQAVPHVIVLFLVPVHFTTHIALLFIEAIWTANIHDCIHGKLWPVMGAGYHTIHHTTYRHNYGHYTIWMDWMFGTLRDPMEDEAKKM is encoded by the exons ATGAAGGAAGATTACTTGAAGTTGTTCGTGGAGGAAACCTCATGGTACAATGACATCGTATTGGGTTCAATGCTTCCGGAGAAGTGGTGCGCTGCATTACCTCACTTCTACAGAGGGTGGCTACGGAACTACGTTGGAGGCACTTTGCTTTATTTTATCTCTGGGATTTTGTGGTGTTTCTATATCTACTACTTGAAGCGCAATGTTTATATTCCCAAAG ATTCCATTCCCTCGAAAAAAGCCATGTTTTTGCAGATAGGAGTTGCCATGAAAGCCATGCCATGGTACTGTGCTCTTCCGACAATATCTGAATACATGATTGAACATGGATGGACAAAGTGTTATTTGAGGATATGTGATGTTGGGTGGATTCCTTATCTTTGCTATACGATTATCTATCTAGTAATAGTGGAGTTTGGGATTTATTGGATGCACCGGGAATTACATGACATAAAACCGCTTTATAAGTATCTTCATGCCACTCATCACATTTATAACAAGCAAAATACACTTTCTCCCTTTGCCG GTCTGGCTTTTCACCCGCTCGATGGGATATTACAGGCGGTACCTCATGTCATAGTTCTCTTTTTAGTACCAGTGCATTTTACCACACACATAGCACTTTTATTTATCGAGGCCATATGGACTGCAAATATTCACGACTGCATACACGGGAAACTATGGCCTGTGATGGGCGCAGGGTACCACACAATTCATCACACCACTTATCGCCACAACTATGGCCACTACACAATATGGATGGACTGGATGTTCGGAACTCTCCGTGATCCAATGGAAGATGAGGCCAAGAAAATGTAA
- the LOC142536955 gene encoding delta(7)-sterol-C5(6)-desaturase-like isoform X2: MFLQIGVAMKAMPWYCALPTISEYMIEHGWTKCYLRICDVGWIPYLCYTIIYLVIVEFGIYWMHRELHDIKPLYKYLHATHHIYNKQNTLSPFAGLAFHPLDGILQAVPHVIVLFLVPVHFTTHIALLFIEAIWTANIHDCIHGKLWPVMGAGYHTIHHTTYRHNYGHYTIWMDWMFGTLRDPMEDEAKKM; the protein is encoded by the exons ATGTTTTTGCAGATAGGAGTTGCCATGAAAGCCATGCCATGGTACTGTGCTCTTCCGACAATATCTGAATACATGATTGAACATGGATGGACAAAGTGTTATTTGAGGATATGTGATGTTGGGTGGATTCCTTATCTTTGCTATACGATTATCTATCTAGTAATAGTGGAGTTTGGGATTTATTGGATGCACCGGGAATTACATGACATAAAACCGCTTTATAAGTATCTTCATGCCACTCATCACATTTATAACAAGCAAAATACACTTTCTCCCTTTGCCG GTCTGGCTTTTCACCCGCTCGATGGGATATTACAGGCGGTACCTCATGTCATAGTTCTCTTTTTAGTACCAGTGCATTTTACCACACACATAGCACTTTTATTTATCGAGGCCATATGGACTGCAAATATTCACGACTGCATACACGGGAAACTATGGCCTGTGATGGGCGCAGGGTACCACACAATTCATCACACCACTTATCGCCACAACTATGGCCACTACACAATATGGATGGACTGGATGTTCGGAACTCTCCGTGATCCAATGGAAGATGAGGCCAAGAAAATGTAA
- the LOC142537865 gene encoding uncharacterized protein LOC142537865 has protein sequence MATFQKFKLLATQCAVAGSPTRSPATSPVNVIHIRRKRTLRMLLGRAGGRRLPECPDESSPDRRDSSNEGSSPEKGEKLSARNKLKDLFVSSPPAFGEMASENVRERLLTTSSVSDGGVREAAYRSLRPLSATIRQRLMRRAWRPLLVAIPE, from the coding sequence ATGGCCACTTTTCAGAAATTCAAACTCTTGGCGACACAGTGTGCGGTTGCAGGTAGCCCTACTAGAAGCCCAGCCACCAGCCCAGTAAATGTAATCCACATCCGCAGGAAGAGAACCCTTCGAATGCTGCTCGGCCGCGCTGGTGGGAGAAGGCTCCCGGAGTGTCCGGATGAGAGCTCTCCTGATCGGAGGGACAGTAGCAATGAAGGGAGCTCGCCGGAGAAAGGTGAGAAGTTGTCTGCCAGGAACAAGCTCAAGGATTTGTTTGTGTCGTCGCCGCCTGCTTTCGGAGAGATGGCCTCGGAGAATGTCCGGGAAAGGTTGTTGACAACGAGCAGCGTATCCGATGGCGGCGTCAGGGAGGCTGCGTACCGCTCGCTGCGTCCGCTTTCGGCGACGATTCGACAGCGGTTGATGAGGAGAGCGTGGCGTCCGCTGCTTGTCGCCATACCTGAGTAA